The following are from one region of the Streptomyces changanensis genome:
- a CDS encoding ATP-binding protein: MRPYTEFRAHDASTWLVTGVADRGPGIPPDSLPHVFDRFHQADPSRGRSTGSGLGLATTQENVRLRGGTVRAVNGPGGEAVFVVGRPLRAGEGTA; this comes from the coding sequence GTGCGGCCGTACACCGAGTTCCGGGCCCATGACGCGAGCACCTGGCTCGTCACCGGGGTCGCCGACCGGGGCCCCGGCATCCCACCGGACTCCCTGCCGCACGTCTTCGACCGCTTCCACCAGGCGGACCCCTCCCGCGGCCGCTCGACCGGCAGCGGCCTGGGCCTGGCGACCACCCAGGAGAACGTACGGCTCCGCGGCGGTACCGTCCGGGCGGTGAACGGGCCGGGCGGCGAAGCCGTCTTCGTCGTGGGGAGACCGCTGAGGGCCGGGGAGGGCACGGCATGA
- a CDS encoding trypco2 family protein: MEIELARAVAALRDELLEAAAEGGRHDVAFEVGPIEMEFQVELRQDARVKAGFRAWVVSADTDAGVARGRTHRVHFTLTPRGANGAGPLLIAATGDDEIAPRPESDGELRAR; encoded by the coding sequence ATGGAGATCGAGCTCGCCAGAGCCGTGGCCGCACTGCGCGACGAACTGCTGGAGGCCGCCGCCGAGGGGGGCCGCCATGACGTCGCCTTCGAAGTGGGCCCCATCGAGATGGAGTTCCAGGTCGAGCTGCGCCAGGACGCCCGGGTGAAGGCCGGCTTCCGCGCCTGGGTGGTCTCCGCGGACACGGACGCCGGCGTCGCCCGCGGCCGGACCCACCGGGTCCACTTCACCCTCACCCCGCGCGGTGCGAACGGTGCCGGGCCGCTGCTGATCGCGGCGACGGGCGACGACGAGATCGCCCCGCGGCCCGAGAGCGATGGGGAACTGCGCGCCCGCTGA
- a CDS encoding tetratricopeptide repeat protein has translation MDSNRVVRVAHRQGWASGFEISPRLVLTAAHAVHGVGKPLRVASLRSLRSGQWYAARVVWRGQPEAPLSTVGAGDAGGRVDAALVHIESADWSGGAESPVRWGRVVAERDPVPCRAWGFPRSEHPSGEVEQAFGTISPGSGLIGGTYEIDCNTGRVREADGSPWAGMSGAAVLCGDLLTAVVTADLPGHTPARLRAEPAAVLLRAKGFRETLDAYGARGHHVPEPVEYAALTDPDGSTAEEAPHSLAELLLPDREVVPFRGRDGELAALRSWSRTPGPGVCVLHAPGGRGKSRLALEFGRTLPPQWAVLRLGQGRADAVRDLPPPAVPLLVVVDGADTRVTDTAAVLELIARHRHAHVKVLLLARSDAWWTDRVCRPSVTASTLMAQALNLPLPEQETDATALATAYEDAVGAFASALPRVPGWRHHPWRTLAERLAPPTAHDGLGSPLTLQMTALVGLLDAATSRAAPGGGTVAHRAGDTASVEEQLLTHERRHWLNVADGHAPLTGLSEEALLHAMTAAVALGARDRRHMAGLLTRVELLRDQSEDRRRAVSDWIQAALPVTGGRIVGDLRPDRLAERFVGAGLRDEPALADGFLPGADPAQAARFLTLVTRACARGVLDEEKLIGWCVRHRDVLARPAIDVATEVEAPDPLVRALTAISDDPDVPLPELERLADHLPASTYNLAPWALHLAHRIVEVHREQAGDDPERLARLAVALRELSKHLEHMDRHEEARHAAEEAIAVWRGLPAPHPRRLSEWGSCHSNRALSLVRLGRRDDALRSARTAVHALALVEPAEATETLDRRAKALTTLAEAERSLGDHQAAVHAITSAVALSRRLAVHDPDRYTPLLADALQNQAVYQLDAGRPAEALEAVRAAVDLHETLVEARPDAFRPALALALATLSSASQLMGLRREALAASRRSVAMRRVLAEARPDVYLADLATTLNHLSIDLDNLGLADESLDAIEESVRLFRRLAHDHPDRHRPRLVLTLNSLANRLSSAERHTRAIATAEEAVDGYRRLAAQQPAAFRSELAMALVTLAYTLTVADRPDEARPFLEEAAARYRSLAAADPGAHTHDLAMCLNNLAVLLHRLDDPATALELVDEAVDLGTALEANGSGAYADGLARNRLVQYLCLVDLGRYEDAATAAIEAVDRLRALAREAPQRYEQTLVSALSATNALLHGTGHGERASEQLDDAVVIGRRLTRDDPERHQEALAANLEAQGDHLWLLGRERAALRAAAEAARHRRAAHRRRGTPTTALAAVRAATVLGARLMGSGHRAHALRVTRQAVSALRPLYAAAPDAHAAALARLLAQSQLLLFHAGAADAAMDTGAEAVRIGREAADARSDDRTADQVLAGRRAAAEALVTHGFVGGELQRDGSVDVLGEAVVHCRGLADRATLEDELLLARALGCHGRLLAADPRRHAEALRCTAEAVDLCRPHADHVPILRSPLAFLLTTHGLRLAEAGHAREAAALTDEALESARALAAGERRAHRDLLAHALEAVARARLLAGDRSALARDAAREACDLFEEIARDEPAATLPYLRQARETRERLGA, from the coding sequence GTGGACAGCAACCGGGTCGTGCGCGTGGCGCACCGGCAGGGTTGGGCTTCCGGATTCGAGATCTCGCCACGCCTCGTCCTGACCGCCGCCCACGCCGTGCACGGAGTGGGCAAGCCTCTACGGGTCGCCTCGCTCCGCTCGCTCCGATCCGGACAGTGGTACGCGGCCCGGGTCGTGTGGCGCGGCCAACCGGAGGCCCCCCTGTCGACGGTAGGCGCAGGGGACGCGGGCGGACGGGTCGACGCGGCCTTGGTCCACATCGAGTCGGCCGACTGGTCCGGCGGGGCCGAGAGCCCGGTGCGCTGGGGGCGGGTCGTCGCCGAGCGCGACCCGGTACCGTGCCGGGCCTGGGGTTTCCCCCGCTCGGAGCACCCCTCCGGCGAGGTCGAGCAGGCGTTCGGCACCATCAGCCCCGGCAGCGGTCTCATCGGCGGCACGTACGAGATCGACTGCAACACCGGGCGGGTCCGGGAGGCCGACGGGTCACCGTGGGCCGGTATGTCGGGGGCCGCCGTCCTCTGCGGTGATCTTCTGACCGCCGTGGTGACAGCCGACCTGCCCGGCCACACACCTGCCCGACTGCGGGCCGAACCCGCCGCCGTGCTCCTCCGGGCGAAGGGCTTCCGCGAGACGCTCGACGCGTACGGGGCTCGAGGGCACCACGTACCGGAACCCGTGGAGTACGCGGCCCTCACCGACCCGGACGGCAGCACCGCGGAGGAGGCCCCGCACTCCCTCGCGGAGCTGTTGCTGCCCGACCGCGAAGTGGTGCCCTTCCGGGGCCGCGACGGCGAACTGGCCGCCCTGCGTTCCTGGTCCCGCACGCCCGGACCCGGCGTGTGCGTGCTCCACGCTCCGGGCGGCCGGGGCAAGAGCCGTCTCGCCCTGGAGTTCGGCCGGACGCTGCCCCCGCAGTGGGCCGTGCTGCGGCTGGGCCAGGGACGCGCGGACGCCGTCCGCGACCTGCCCCCGCCGGCCGTACCACTCCTGGTCGTGGTCGACGGGGCCGACACCCGCGTCACCGACACTGCGGCCGTACTGGAGCTGATCGCACGCCACCGCCACGCCCACGTCAAGGTCCTGCTCCTGGCCCGCTCCGACGCGTGGTGGACGGACCGGGTGTGCCGCCCCTCCGTGACGGCGTCGACCCTCATGGCGCAAGCCCTCAACCTGCCCCTGCCCGAGCAGGAGACGGACGCCACCGCGCTGGCGACCGCCTATGAGGACGCCGTCGGCGCGTTCGCCTCGGCACTCCCACGCGTGCCGGGCTGGCGGCACCACCCCTGGCGCACCCTCGCCGAGCGCCTGGCGCCGCCCACGGCCCACGACGGTCTCGGCTCACCGCTCACCTTGCAGATGACCGCCCTCGTGGGCCTCCTCGACGCCGCCACCAGCCGCGCTGCCCCGGGGGGCGGCACGGTGGCGCACCGCGCCGGCGACACGGCGTCGGTCGAGGAACAACTCCTGACGCACGAGCGACGGCACTGGCTGAACGTCGCCGACGGGCACGCCCCGCTGACCGGGCTCTCCGAGGAAGCCCTGCTCCACGCCATGACCGCCGCCGTCGCGCTCGGCGCGCGGGACCGGCGGCACATGGCCGGCCTCCTCACCCGGGTCGAGCTCCTGCGGGACCAGAGCGAGGACCGCCGCCGCGCGGTGTCCGACTGGATCCAGGCCGCCCTCCCCGTCACGGGCGGCCGGATCGTCGGAGACCTGCGACCCGACCGGCTGGCCGAGCGCTTCGTGGGCGCCGGACTGAGGGACGAGCCCGCACTGGCCGACGGCTTCCTGCCCGGCGCCGACCCCGCGCAGGCGGCACGGTTCCTCACCCTCGTCACCCGCGCCTGCGCGCGCGGCGTCCTCGACGAGGAGAAGCTGATCGGCTGGTGCGTCCGCCACCGCGACGTCCTGGCACGCCCCGCGATCGACGTGGCCACCGAGGTGGAGGCCCCCGACCCGCTGGTACGCGCCCTCACGGCGATCAGCGACGACCCGGACGTCCCCCTGCCGGAGCTGGAACGGCTCGCCGACCACCTCCCCGCGAGCACCTACAACCTCGCCCCCTGGGCCCTGCACCTCGCCCACAGGATCGTCGAGGTCCACCGGGAACAGGCCGGCGACGACCCCGAGCGGCTGGCCCGGCTCGCCGTCGCCCTGCGCGAACTGTCCAAACACCTCGAGCACATGGACCGCCACGAGGAAGCCCGCCATGCGGCCGAGGAGGCCATCGCCGTGTGGCGCGGCCTGCCCGCCCCGCATCCGCGACGACTCTCCGAGTGGGGGTCGTGCCACAGCAACCGGGCCCTGAGCCTCGTACGGCTGGGCCGTCGTGACGACGCGCTCCGCTCCGCCCGCACCGCCGTCCACGCCCTGGCCCTCGTGGAACCGGCGGAAGCAACCGAGACCCTCGACCGCCGGGCCAAGGCGCTCACCACACTGGCCGAGGCCGAGCGGAGCCTCGGCGACCACCAGGCCGCCGTACACGCGATCACCAGCGCCGTCGCCCTCAGCCGGAGGCTGGCCGTCCACGACCCCGACCGGTACACGCCCCTGCTGGCCGACGCCCTCCAGAACCAGGCCGTCTACCAGCTGGACGCCGGCCGCCCCGCCGAAGCCCTCGAAGCCGTGCGGGCCGCCGTGGACCTCCACGAGACGCTGGTCGAGGCGCGCCCCGACGCCTTCAGGCCCGCACTCGCCCTCGCGCTCGCCACGCTCTCCTCGGCCTCCCAGCTCATGGGCCTGCGCCGCGAAGCCCTGGCCGCGTCACGCAGGTCCGTCGCCATGCGCCGCGTCCTCGCCGAGGCGCGCCCCGACGTCTACCTCGCCGACCTCGCCACCACCCTCAACCACCTCTCCATCGACCTCGACAACCTCGGCCTGGCCGACGAGTCGCTCGACGCGATCGAGGAGTCCGTACGCCTCTTCCGTCGCCTCGCGCACGACCATCCGGACCGCCACCGTCCGCGGCTGGTGCTCACGCTCAACTCCCTCGCCAACCGGCTCAGCTCCGCCGAACGGCACACCCGTGCCATCGCGACCGCCGAGGAGGCCGTGGACGGCTACCGGCGACTCGCCGCGCAGCAACCCGCCGCCTTCCGGTCCGAACTCGCCATGGCCCTCGTCACCCTGGCCTACACCCTGACCGTCGCGGACCGGCCCGACGAGGCCAGGCCGTTCCTGGAGGAAGCCGCGGCCCGCTACCGGTCCCTGGCGGCGGCCGATCCCGGCGCTCACACGCACGACCTCGCGATGTGCCTGAACAACCTGGCCGTGCTGCTGCACCGACTCGACGACCCCGCCACCGCCCTCGAACTCGTCGACGAGGCCGTCGACCTCGGCACCGCGCTGGAGGCGAACGGCTCCGGCGCCTACGCGGACGGACTGGCGAGGAACCGGCTCGTGCAGTACCTGTGCCTCGTGGACCTCGGCCGGTACGAGGACGCCGCGACCGCGGCCATCGAAGCCGTGGACCGCCTGCGGGCCCTGGCGCGCGAGGCGCCGCAGCGATACGAGCAGACCCTGGTCTCCGCCCTCTCGGCCACCAACGCCCTCCTGCACGGCACGGGCCACGGCGAACGGGCCTCGGAGCAGCTGGACGACGCCGTGGTCATCGGCCGTCGACTCACGCGGGACGACCCCGAGCGCCACCAGGAGGCCCTGGCCGCGAACCTGGAAGCCCAGGGCGATCACCTGTGGCTGCTCGGCCGGGAACGCGCGGCGCTCAGGGCCGCCGCCGAAGCGGCCCGCCACCGCCGCGCCGCCCACCGGCGCCGGGGAACCCCCACCACCGCACTCGCGGCCGTACGGGCGGCGACCGTGCTCGGCGCCCGCCTGATGGGGAGCGGTCACCGCGCGCACGCCCTGCGGGTGACACGTCAGGCCGTCAGCGCACTGAGGCCCCTGTACGCCGCCGCGCCCGACGCTCACGCGGCCGCGCTCGCGCGGCTGCTCGCCCAGTCGCAGCTCCTGCTCTTCCACGCGGGCGCCGCGGACGCCGCGATGGACACGGGGGCCGAAGCGGTGCGGATCGGCCGGGAGGCGGCCGACGCGCGGTCGGACGACAGGACGGCGGACCAGGTGCTCGCGGGCCGGCGAGCCGCCGCGGAGGCGCTCGTGACGCACGGCTTCGTCGGTGGCGAGCTGCAGCGGGACGGTTCCGTCGACGTGCTCGGCGAAGCGGTCGTCCACTGCCGTGGCCTCGCCGACCGCGCGACCCTCGAGGACGAACTCCTGCTGGCCCGCGCCCTGGGCTGCCACGGCCGTCTGCTGGCGGCCGACCCGCGGCGGCACGCCGAAGCGCTCAGGTGCACCGCCGAGGCGGTCGACCTCTGCCGCCCGCACGCCGACCACGTCCCGATCCTGCGCTCCCCGCTGGCCTTCCTGCTCACCACGCACGGCCTGCGCCTCGCCGAGGCCGGACACGCGCGGGAAGCGGCCGCGCTCACCGACGAGGCCCTGGAGAGCGCCCGCGCGCTGGCGGCCGGGGAGCGGCGCGCCCACCGGGACCTGCTCGCCCACGCCCTGGAGGCAGTGGCACGTGCCCGTCTGCTCGCCGGGGACCGCTCGGCGCTCGCACGGGACGCCGCCAGGGAAGCGTGCGATCTCTTCGAGGAGATAGCCCGCGACGAACCGGCCGCCACCCTGCCCTACCTGCGTCAGGCGCGGGAGACCCGTGAACGCCTCGGGGCGTGA
- a CDS encoding flavin reductase family protein — translation MTTATRTPSHIAIAPSILYFGTPVALLTTENEDGSANVAPVSSVWALGQTVVLGLGADSRTAANLATRPELVINLPSPDLWGAVERLAPLTGASPVPAAKRARGYRYEPDKFTAAGLTPAPSETVRAPRVAECPLQLEARVRRSSPDSQGHFLIVECAVARVHADRRIVVPGTQHIDPTLWSPLIFNFRHYHGLAPELGHCFTSQTPTGR, via the coding sequence ATGACGACAGCGACACGCACGCCCTCGCACATCGCGATAGCCCCGAGCATCCTCTACTTCGGTACCCCCGTCGCCCTGCTGACCACGGAGAACGAGGACGGCTCGGCCAACGTGGCCCCGGTCTCCTCCGTCTGGGCGCTCGGGCAGACCGTGGTGCTCGGCCTCGGTGCCGACAGCCGGACCGCAGCCAACCTGGCCACCCGGCCGGAACTCGTGATCAACCTGCCCTCTCCCGACCTGTGGGGCGCGGTGGAGCGGCTCGCCCCGCTCACCGGAGCGTCCCCTGTGCCCGCCGCCAAGCGGGCACGGGGTTACCGCTACGAGCCTGACAAGTTCACCGCGGCCGGCCTTACGCCCGCGCCGTCCGAGACGGTACGGGCTCCGCGCGTCGCCGAGTGCCCGCTCCAGCTCGAGGCGCGGGTCCGGCGCAGCTCACCGGACTCGCAGGGTCACTTCCTGATCGTGGAGTGTGCGGTGGCACGCGTCCACGCCGACCGGCGCATCGTCGTGCCCGGCACCCAGCACATCGACCCCACCCTCTGGAGCCCGCTCATCTTCAACTTCCGCCACTACCACGGCCTCGCCCCCGAACTGGGCCACTGCTTCACCTCGCAGACACCCACCGGGCGATGA
- a CDS encoding ArsR/SmtB family transcription factor, with the protein MTSFDGTYADGPDLAEFAGLLADRTRAAFCLALLDGRAWTASELARTAGVARSTASAHLDRLVRGGILAEERQGRNRLLRLATADTAEMIENLAARARSRPAPVRSLTDANRRRALAQARVCYDHLGGAPAVAITDATTERGLLAWDYGPALTTAGRDWLRDLGIADDGPNASWRPHVRTCLDWTEQRPHLAGAVGAALFRHALESSWLVRRSTTRMVTVTDAGHTALRTRLRLTDDALVRPAAPAGTSTGSGAPGGGGGVST; encoded by the coding sequence GTGACCAGCTTCGACGGAACCTACGCAGACGGCCCCGACCTCGCCGAGTTCGCGGGGCTCTTGGCGGACCGTACCCGCGCGGCGTTCTGTCTGGCGTTGCTTGACGGCCGTGCCTGGACCGCGTCGGAGCTGGCACGTACCGCGGGCGTCGCACGGTCCACCGCCAGCGCGCACCTGGATCGGCTGGTACGGGGCGGCATCCTGGCCGAGGAGCGACAGGGGCGGAATCGGTTGCTGCGGCTGGCGACCGCGGACACCGCCGAGATGATCGAGAACCTGGCCGCCCGGGCCCGGTCGCGGCCGGCCCCGGTGCGCTCGCTGACCGACGCCAACCGTCGCCGCGCCCTGGCACAGGCCCGCGTCTGTTACGACCATCTCGGGGGCGCGCCGGCTGTGGCGATCACCGACGCGACGACGGAACGCGGTCTGCTGGCCTGGGACTACGGGCCGGCCCTCACCACCGCGGGCCGGGACTGGCTGCGCGATCTCGGCATCGCCGACGACGGCCCGAACGCCTCCTGGCGACCTCATGTCCGTACGTGTCTGGACTGGACGGAACAGCGCCCGCACCTGGCCGGCGCCGTGGGCGCGGCGCTCTTCCGGCACGCGCTGGAATCATCGTGGCTGGTGCGCCGGAGCACGACCCGGATGGTCACCGTGACCGATGCGGGCCACACCGCGCTGCGCACCCGGCTCCGCCTCACCGACGATGCGCTCGTCCGCCCGGCCGCGCCGGCCGGGACATCGACGGGTTCGGGGGCTCCCGGGGGCGGGGGCGGGGTGTCCACGTGA
- a CDS encoding cation:proton antiporter domain-containing protein encodes MTTQQTISLLVGLAAMVLLARLLGALARRLGQPAVIGEVLAGIALGPTLFHGAISDALLPTDIRPLLGALAAVGVAVFMFIVGLEWDAALIRGSGAIAPSVSLSSILLPFGLGAALALYLMEDHGTGNKTAFMLFMGIAMSITAFPVLARILTDRGMARTPLGVVALACASIDDVLAWFLLAAVVAVSGSAGPDEWRILLAVPYLLAMLFLLRPALRRIADRRGSLRLTPTTFACILAGLLLSAATTEWLGLHYIFGAFLFGVVLPRNGTEQLRRDVHDRLGQMSGTLLLPVFFLVAGLKVDLSGLDASGLGDLGLILLVAVGGKFIGAFAAARLNRMPVRQSAALATLMNTRGLTELIVLNVGLQLGFLNQELYSLMVVMAVVTTAMAGPLLTWLLGRPTDADRTDAEPLTPVEDSGGTHSPEHAKGHAL; translated from the coding sequence ATGACCACGCAACAGACCATCTCGCTTCTCGTCGGCCTCGCCGCCATGGTGCTCCTGGCGCGGCTGCTCGGCGCGCTGGCCCGCCGCCTGGGCCAGCCCGCGGTGATCGGCGAGGTTCTCGCCGGCATCGCACTGGGGCCGACCCTCTTCCACGGGGCGATCTCGGACGCACTCTTACCCACCGACATACGGCCTCTGCTCGGCGCACTCGCCGCGGTGGGGGTGGCCGTCTTCATGTTCATCGTCGGACTGGAGTGGGACGCGGCCCTGATCCGCGGAAGCGGAGCCATCGCCCCCAGCGTCTCGCTCAGCTCCATCCTGCTGCCCTTCGGGCTCGGCGCCGCCCTGGCCCTCTACCTCATGGAGGACCACGGCACCGGCAACAAGACGGCGTTCATGCTCTTCATGGGTATCGCCATGTCGATCACCGCTTTCCCGGTACTGGCCAGGATCCTGACCGACAGGGGCATGGCCCGTACACCCCTGGGCGTGGTCGCCCTGGCCTGCGCCTCCATCGACGACGTCCTCGCTTGGTTCCTGCTCGCCGCCGTGGTCGCCGTCAGCGGCTCGGCGGGCCCTGACGAGTGGCGGATCCTTCTGGCTGTCCCGTACCTGTTGGCCATGCTGTTCCTGCTGCGCCCCGCACTGCGCCGGATCGCGGACCGCCGCGGGTCGCTCCGGCTCACCCCGACCACCTTCGCCTGCATCCTCGCCGGCCTGCTGCTCTCCGCAGCCACCACCGAGTGGCTGGGCCTGCACTACATCTTCGGCGCGTTCCTCTTCGGCGTCGTCCTCCCCCGTAACGGCACGGAGCAGCTGCGCCGCGATGTGCACGATCGTCTCGGACAGATGAGCGGTACGTTGCTCCTGCCGGTGTTCTTCCTGGTCGCCGGCTTGAAGGTGGACCTCTCCGGGCTCGACGCCAGTGGGCTCGGGGACCTCGGGCTCATCCTGCTGGTGGCCGTGGGCGGCAAGTTCATCGGCGCGTTCGCCGCCGCCCGCCTGAACCGGATGCCGGTGCGCCAGTCAGCGGCACTGGCCACCTTGATGAACACCCGCGGCCTCACCGAACTCATCGTCCTCAACGTGGGCCTCCAACTCGGTTTCCTCAACCAGGAGTTGTACTCGCTCATGGTCGTCATGGCCGTGGTGACGACCGCGATGGCAGGTCCCCTGCTGACCTGGCTGCTGGGACGCCCCACCGACGCAGACCGCACCGACGCCGAGCCCCTCACGCCCGTCGAGGACTCCGGAGGCACCCACTCCCCCGAACACGCGAAGGGACACGCCCTATAG
- a CDS encoding restriction endonuclease — translation MAALAAVVWVVANWSMVWPVLLAVAAAAVLGGAGWALLRAHRRAVGRDRAWRAQEEARARELSMAEVDALSWQEFETYIAELCRRDGCTKVVVSGRSGDLGADVVGYLADGRKLVVQCKKYAPHRSVSSQDMQKFVGTARLEHGADVALFVTTCRTFTKAALGLALRQDVVALHRDLLGSWVKGAHLETLIPLNGSGGGTRRRPPA, via the coding sequence GTGGCGGCGCTGGCCGCAGTGGTGTGGGTCGTCGCGAACTGGTCGATGGTGTGGCCCGTCCTGCTGGCCGTAGCCGCCGCAGCCGTGTTGGGCGGGGCCGGCTGGGCGTTGCTGCGGGCGCACCGCCGTGCGGTCGGCCGGGACCGCGCATGGCGGGCCCAGGAGGAGGCCCGGGCGCGCGAGTTGTCCATGGCCGAGGTCGACGCCCTGTCGTGGCAGGAGTTCGAGACGTACATCGCGGAGCTGTGCCGGCGGGACGGCTGCACGAAGGTCGTCGTCAGCGGCAGGAGCGGCGACCTGGGCGCGGACGTCGTCGGCTACCTGGCCGACGGCCGCAAGCTGGTCGTCCAGTGCAAGAAGTACGCGCCGCACCGGAGCGTCTCCTCGCAGGACATGCAGAAGTTCGTCGGTACCGCCCGTCTCGAGCACGGTGCGGACGTCGCCTTGTTCGTCACCACCTGCCGCACGTTCACGAAGGCCGCGCTGGGCTTGGCACTGCGCCAGGACGTCGTGGCCCTGCACCGCGACCTGCTGGGCTCGTGGGTCAAAGGCGCTCATCTGGAGACGCTGATCCCGCTGAACGGCAGCGGCGGCGGCACCAGGCGGCGCCCCCCTGCCTGA
- a CDS encoding alpha/beta hydrolase — MDWSRPDGPSIRLDVARKPAKRPAQRLGTLVVNYGGPGEHDVGELLDEDDGPLERLRDHFDLVALNTRNVHVKCGARLVAMADQMPVVLVDQRAHRTRVAYNRALAASCRTHSGGLFGHVDSRAMARDVDAVRAFLGEPRISFLGISYGTVIGGAYAQYHPTRLRALVLDSTLDHSLDAAAFTRDTAAAMEETFQAAAQWCATSTSCAQHGHSPRAISAGIRRLFTAAEENRLADAEGRPVSVDALLWGNLSLQQSSESSWPAMFEEWDDYTVLHTPPRTRPAWPALPGDPGPATEEAETALLCADWHTGNDTHRQAARMWAISKKAAPSVFGNRMHLERAARCAGWPAPVTYPQQPLRAAGAPPALVVNARYDVSTPLTQARSTTTQLPGARLLTYEGAGHSVHLRLGSPCVRTAVERYLTTLRLPRSGATCPSTDHPPR, encoded by the coding sequence GTGGACTGGAGCAGACCCGACGGCCCCTCGATCCGCCTCGACGTCGCACGCAAGCCCGCAAAGCGGCCGGCCCAGCGGCTGGGAACGCTGGTGGTGAACTACGGCGGCCCCGGCGAGCACGATGTCGGTGAACTGCTGGACGAGGACGACGGTCCCCTGGAGCGCCTGCGCGACCACTTCGACCTGGTGGCCCTCAACACGCGCAACGTCCACGTCAAGTGTGGTGCGCGTCTGGTCGCCATGGCCGATCAGATGCCGGTGGTACTGGTCGACCAGCGCGCCCACCGCACCCGTGTGGCGTACAACCGCGCGCTCGCCGCGAGCTGCCGCACTCACAGCGGCGGGCTCTTCGGCCACGTCGACTCACGTGCCATGGCCCGGGACGTGGACGCCGTGCGCGCCTTCCTCGGTGAACCGCGCATCAGCTTCCTCGGCATCTCCTACGGCACGGTGATCGGCGGGGCTTACGCGCAGTACCACCCGACTCGACTGCGGGCGCTGGTGCTCGACAGCACCCTCGACCACAGCCTCGACGCCGCCGCGTTCACCCGCGACACCGCCGCGGCGATGGAGGAGACCTTCCAGGCCGCCGCCCAGTGGTGCGCGACGAGCACCAGCTGCGCACAGCACGGACACAGCCCCCGTGCCATCAGCGCCGGGATCCGCCGGCTGTTCACCGCGGCGGAGGAGAACCGACTCGCCGACGCCGAGGGACGCCCCGTGTCCGTCGACGCGCTGCTATGGGGCAACCTCTCCTTGCAGCAGTCCTCCGAATCCTCATGGCCGGCGATGTTCGAGGAATGGGACGACTACACCGTCCTGCACACTCCGCCGCGTACCCGACCGGCCTGGCCCGCCTTGCCCGGCGACCCCGGGCCCGCCACGGAGGAGGCGGAGACCGCCCTGCTGTGCGCCGACTGGCACACCGGGAATGACACGCACCGGCAGGCCGCCCGGATGTGGGCCATCAGCAAGAAGGCCGCCCCCAGCGTCTTCGGCAACCGCATGCACCTGGAACGCGCCGCACGCTGCGCCGGATGGCCTGCCCCCGTCACCTACCCGCAGCAACCCCTGCGGGCAGCAGGCGCTCCACCCGCCCTGGTCGTCAACGCCCGCTACGACGTCTCCACCCCCCTCACCCAGGCCCGCTCCACCACGACGCAGCTCCCCGGCGCCCGCCTGCTCACCTACGAAGGCGCCGGACACTCCGTCCACCTCCGTCTGGGCAGCCCGTGCGTCCGGACCGCCGTCGAGCGCTACCTGACCACCCTGCGCCTCCCCCGATCAGGAGCCACCTGCCCCAGCACCGACCACCCACCCCGCTGA
- a CDS encoding CGNR zinc finger domain-containing protein, with amino-acid sequence MRSMEEFVTEEAALPSAPGEDEHPALALANSAVALPGGHTADLLGTPARAEQWLARRDLAPAGAGLAEVCATQLRSLREQVRSLLASRVAGQPALPAAVTAINAAMTRVPTASLLLWDEKRGPYRATPHPTTAIVEHALAVIATDAADLLTAPDAARLTACASPPCNRFLLKHGRRQWCSTRCGDRARAARAYARRTAME; translated from the coding sequence ATGAGAAGCATGGAAGAGTTCGTGACGGAAGAAGCCGCCCTGCCGTCGGCACCGGGCGAGGATGAGCACCCCGCCCTGGCCTTGGCCAACAGCGCCGTCGCGCTGCCCGGCGGGCACACGGCCGACCTCCTGGGCACCCCGGCGCGGGCCGAGCAGTGGCTGGCGCGGCGCGATCTCGCCCCGGCCGGCGCCGGCCTGGCGGAGGTGTGCGCGACGCAGCTGCGCTCGTTGCGCGAACAGGTCAGATCGCTACTGGCCTCCCGTGTCGCCGGGCAGCCCGCCCTGCCCGCCGCCGTCACGGCGATCAACGCCGCGATGACCCGCGTCCCGACCGCATCCCTGCTGCTCTGGGACGAGAAGAGGGGCCCCTACCGCGCCACACCCCACCCCACCACCGCGATCGTCGAGCACGCCCTGGCGGTCATCGCCACCGACGCCGCCGACCTGCTCACCGCCCCCGACGCCGCCCGCCTGACCGCCTGCGCCTCCCCTCCCTGCAACCGCTTCCTGCTCAAGCACGGCCGCCGCCAGTGGTGCTCCACCCGCTGCGGCGACCGCGCCCGCGCCGCCCGCGCCTACGCCCGGCGCACCGCGATGGAGTGA